One window of the Anaerolineae bacterium genome contains the following:
- a CDS encoding ParB N-terminal domain-containing protein: MERVIPHEHHDPQRAEPLMRRIQASGVFRDPPLVMPLQDETGRFMILDGTNRVTAIRRMGLPHILVQVVPPDDPHVSLKTWNHLLWGLSSQALLAAIRPKVARPLKPVAFEEGYQALHDREVLLLISLPDGQAFALAPRPSSVAEALAVLNRVVEAYLYRASLDRTVVARAVEVRHLHPDLAGIVVFPPFSIPQVLDAVAQGHRFPAGITRFTVAPRALRLHYPLERLAAAGGLEDKNRELQQWLQERLARKAVRYYAEPTVLFDE; encoded by the coding sequence GTGGAACGGGTGATTCCCCATGAACACCACGATCCCCAGAGGGCCGAACCACTGATGCGCCGCATCCAGGCCAGCGGGGTGTTCCGCGATCCGCCGCTGGTCATGCCCCTGCAGGACGAAACAGGTCGCTTTATGATCCTGGATGGCACCAACCGGGTCACGGCCATTCGTCGGATGGGTCTTCCCCATATTCTCGTTCAGGTGGTGCCTCCTGACGATCCTCATGTTTCGTTGAAGACCTGGAACCATTTGCTTTGGGGGTTGAGCTCTCAGGCCCTCCTGGCAGCCATCCGGCCAAAGGTCGCGCGTCCTCTAAAGCCGGTGGCCTTCGAGGAAGGCTACCAGGCGCTGCATGACCGGGAAGTGCTGCTGCTGATTTCCCTGCCCGATGGGCAGGCCTTTGCTCTCGCGCCGCGACCTTCCAGCGTGGCGGAGGCCCTGGCCGTCCTCAACCGGGTCGTCGAAGCCTATCTCTACCGTGCGTCGCTGGATCGCACCGTGGTGGCCCGAGCGGTCGAAGTGCGCCATTTGCATCCGGACCTCGCAGGGATTGTCGTCTTCCCGCCTTTTTCCATCCCCCAGGTGTTGGATGCCGTGGCCCAAGGCCATCGCTTCCCGGCGGGCATCACACGTTTCACCGTGGCTCCCCGCGCTCTCCGGCTCCACTACCCTTTGGAGCGTCTGGCAGCCGCCGGGGGGCTGGAGGACAAAAACCGCGAATTACAACAATGGCTCCAGGAGCGCCTGGCGCGGAAAGC
- the ruvX gene encoding Holliday junction resolvase RuvX, with amino-acid sequence MRVLAVDPGERFIGIALSDPTGTIANPLTILRHRSKTRDAEAILQLAQKHAVGCIVVGQATDAQGRPTTLQARRAANLAAALRARTTIPVVLWDETGSTQAVREAWSAMGVARRRKRRPDALAATVILQSYLDSHPSPCAES; translated from the coding sequence ATGCGTGTTCTGGCCGTCGATCCCGGTGAACGTTTCATCGGGATCGCTTTGTCCGATCCCACAGGCACCATTGCAAATCCGCTGACCATCCTGCGGCACCGCTCCAAAACGCGTGACGCCGAGGCCATCCTTCAATTGGCCCAGAAGCACGCGGTCGGGTGCATCGTGGTGGGCCAGGCCACCGATGCCCAGGGCCGCCCGACCACGCTGCAGGCCCGTCGCGCGGCCAATCTGGCCGCCGCCCTGCGGGCCCGCACCACCATCCCTGTCGTGCTTTGGGACGAAACCGGGAGCACCCAGGCGGTGCGCGAAGCCTGGTCCGCCATGGGGGTGGCGCGCCGCCGTAAGCGACGCCCCGATGCCCTGGCGGCGACCGTGATCCTGCAATCCTATCTGGACAGCCATCCATCGCCATGCGCCGAATCCTGA
- the mltG gene encoding endolytic transglycosylase MltG, translated as MRRILISLPLLAMVAVMLGGLLYPLAQAQRLFGPPDASLGWFQRWRLSLNLVLRAETLQRPVVFPQREATVYIPPGASANEIAGTLWEQGLLADPAAFLAYLIYTGADRRLQQGTYRLQGPLSAAQVAAQLQNPAARLITVQTLPGWRREEVAALLETGGLFSAGDFLTATAHASDYPLPFPAPPDATLEGFLFPGTYTLAPDDIPSDLVRAMVARLAQVVTPALQQGFAAQGLTPYQALILASIVQREAMVEDEMPLIASVYLNRLHRGMRLEADPTVQYALGRSGQWWKSPLATSDLQVDSPYNTYRHPGLPPAPIANPGEAALRAVAFPASTPYLFFRAACDGSGRHVFSETFDEHVRQQCP; from the coding sequence ATGCGCCGAATCCTGATTTCGCTCCCTTTGCTCGCCATGGTCGCCGTGATGCTCGGCGGCCTGTTGTATCCTTTAGCCCAGGCCCAGCGGCTCTTTGGCCCTCCTGATGCCTCTCTGGGATGGTTTCAGCGATGGCGATTGAGCCTCAACCTGGTTCTGCGCGCTGAGACGCTTCAACGGCCGGTGGTCTTCCCCCAAAGGGAGGCCACCGTTTACATTCCTCCCGGCGCCTCGGCCAACGAAATCGCCGGGACGCTGTGGGAACAGGGGCTGCTGGCCGACCCGGCGGCCTTCCTGGCGTATCTCATCTACACCGGAGCCGATCGACGCCTGCAACAGGGCACCTACCGCTTGCAGGGGCCGCTTTCCGCCGCTCAGGTGGCGGCCCAGTTGCAAAATCCCGCGGCCCGATTGATCACCGTGCAGACCCTCCCCGGCTGGCGCAGGGAAGAGGTGGCCGCCTTGCTGGAGACGGGGGGACTGTTTTCCGCGGGCGATTTTCTGACGGCCACGGCCCACGCCTCCGATTATCCTTTGCCTTTCCCCGCGCCTCCCGATGCCACGCTGGAGGGGTTTCTTTTTCCGGGCACCTACACCCTGGCCCCCGACGACATCCCTTCGGATCTGGTTCGGGCCATGGTGGCCCGCCTGGCTCAGGTGGTCACCCCGGCGCTGCAACAGGGCTTTGCGGCTCAGGGGTTGACCCCCTATCAGGCCCTTATCCTGGCCTCCATTGTGCAACGCGAGGCTATGGTGGAAGACGAAATGCCCCTCATCGCCTCGGTTTACCTCAATCGCCTGCATCGGGGGATGCGCCTGGAAGCCGACCCCACGGTGCAATACGCTTTGGGACGATCAGGGCAGTGGTGGAAAAGCCCCCTGGCGACCTCTGACCTGCAAGTGGATTCCCCCTACAACACCTATCGCCACCCCGGCCTGCCCCCCGCCCCCATCGCCAACCCGGGGGAGGCCGCCCTGCGCGCCGTGGCCTTTCCGGCTTCTACTCCGTATCTCTTCTTTCGTGCCGCCTGTGACGGCAGTGGTCGCCATGTGTTTTCCGAGACCTTTGATGAGCATGTTCGCCAGCAGTGTCCGTAA